The sequence TCAGCAGGCGGAGTTAACTAAAGCGTTCCGTTTATAACAAAGTTTGGTGTTTTTATTAATCTTAATAATTCGTTCAAGTGCTCGATTCTAAAGGCTTTCAAGCGGATTATAAAATAATATTACCCCTTAATAGTTATTTCTAATTGAAGAAATTGGTGTTATCTATTTGTAAAATCAGTAAATTAGGTAACAATATAGTTTATAGATTAAACGAAAATATTGGTTAGCATGGATTAACCAATATCGATTTGCGGATGTATGACACACCAAAATGGTGTGAGGAGAGAAGTAATGGAAACTCTAAAAGTAAAAGACTACATGGATCACCAGGCGGTTAAATTTAGCCCTGAAATGTCTCTTTCTGCCGCTCTAGATAAAGTAATGAAATCAAAACACCTCGGGGGCCCCGTAGTTGATGCTGATGGCAAAGTTATTGGTTTTATCTCTGAACAAGATCTGCTTACCAATTTAATGAAGGTGGCATACACTAGCCAAGAAACACATATTGTCAGTGATTGTATGTACAAAGAAGTACTTTCTGTGTCGCCTGATCTCGGTATATTTGAGCTTGCAGCAATGATGAAAGTTGGTAAGCCAAAGGTTTACCCAGTAGTGGACAATGGTAAACTGCTTGGCATTATCACTAGACGCGATGTGTTAACGGCGATCGGTAAAGCGCTAGAGGCCAGTTTTAAAAATCAGCTTTAAAAAGAGCACAAAAGAAGGCGCATTTTGCGCCTTCTTTTTCTTTAAAGTAGATAGGTGGCAATCAACTAATTAAACTATATTATCTTCGAGCCTTGGCCTTCACATATGTAGGAAAAACGATGAGTACACAAACGGCTAAATTTGTTGAAGGCTCGACAATGAGACACATTTTGGTGATGTCCGGAACGGCTTCGATAGGCTTAATGGCACTGTTTGTGGTTGACCTAATGGACATGCTTTTTATTAGTATGTTAGGTCAGGTTGAGTTGGCTGCTGCTGTTGGCTTTGCAGGGACTTTAACCTTTTTCTCAACTTCTGTTTCTATCGGTTCATCTATAGCCATGGGGGCGCTTGTATCCAAAGCATTGGGTGCTAAAAAAGGCAATACGCTAGGCAACTAGCAGCGAGTTCACTGATTGTAGCTTTTGTTATTAGTGTTGTTGTAACCAGCGTCATGTTTACTTATATCCCAGAATTTTTAGCCGCCATCGGGGCAAAAGGCTTTGCTGCTGAACGCGCAGAAGCCTACTTACGCATCTTGTTACCGAGTAGTCCATTTATTGCTTTAGGTATGGTCGCAGGGGCTGGATTGCGGGCCGTAGGTGACGCAAAACGGTCAATGTGGGCAACCTTAGCAGGGGGCTTTGTTAACGCAATTTTAGACCCAATATTTATATTTGGTTTTGGTTGGAACGTAGAAGGTGCGGCAATCGCTTCAGTAGCAGCCCGTTTTACGGTGCTTTTGTTCTCAATTTTGCCTCTTATTCGTATACATGACCTTGTAGCAATTCCCCAGTTAAAAAAGATTAGAGAGCATCTTCCTGCCATATTAGCGATTGCTCTGCCCGCTATAATCACAAATACAGCGACACCAATAGGCAATGCTATTGTTACCACAAATATTGCCCAATTTGGTGAGGATTTTGTGGCTGGATTCGCTGTTATTGGGCGTATTATGCCCGTTGCATTTGCTGTGATTTTTGCGCTTTCAGGCGCAGTAGGGCCAATAATTGGACAAAATTACGGTGCAGAGCGCTTAGATAGGGTAAAAGAGACCCTGTCCAACTCGCTTATTTTTGTCTCTATTTACTGCTTATCTATTTCGATTGTCCTTTACCTAGCACAAGACTTGATTATATCGAGCTTTTCTTTAACTGGAGACGCAGCGACATTGGTATCAGCATTTTGTACTTTTGTGGCAGTGACGTTTGTGTTTAATGGAGCGTTGTTTGTCGCTAATGCTTCCTTTAATAACTTGGGAAAACCTTTTTATTCAACCAGTTTAAATCTGGGTAAGGCAACCTTAGGCACATTACCATTTGTTTATTTTGGTGCCGAATGGTTTGGTGCACTTGGTGTTATATATGGGCAAGCGGCCGGTAGTATATTATTTGGGATAATAGGTATTATTGTTCTACGTAAACATATTCGTGATTTAATGACAGAAATAGTTGTTGATATAGATACGGCTGACCCTGCAATGAAATGCGTAACCATGACGCCATTTAGTTCAACTGATGCTGTTGCTGCAGAGGAAATTCAACTTCAACAGGTAGATATGCCTTCGATAAGCAAAAATGTAAACTGATGTGTGTCATGATATACCTGTTTTTTAATGGTTTTTATTGATGATTTGTAGGAACTTTGATCTACTACCACAAAATGAGTAGGAGATTTGTCACATAATGTATCCAGATTGATCGGCTTTGACCGGTCTTAATTTTGGAATCAGTAAGATGGAAATTTAACCACGTTATGCGACAGTATTTGAAGTATCTTATCCCTTTGGTCATCCCGCTATTTATTTTAATTCTACCATTGTCAGCTTTTCCTTTTGACGGTATCACCATAATACAACAGCGGGTTATCGCTATATTTTTACTTGCTGCTTTATGCTGGGTTTTTGAGCCTATCCCAATCTATGCAACTTCTGTTGTTATTATCGTTCTGGAATTGCTTTTGCTCTCGAACAAAGGCATCATTTTTTTCCGACTTGGGGAAGGAACACCAGAATTCGGCGCATTGCTCAGCTATAAAGATATTATGGCTACCTTTGCTAGCCCGATTATCATGCTTTTCTTAGGTGGTTTTTTTCTTGCGATGGCAGCCACTAAATACCGTTTAGATGTGAACTTAGCGCGTGTTTTGTTGAAGCCGTTTGGCTCTGATCCTAAATTTGTCATGCTCGGTTTGATGCTGATTACGGGTATCTTCTCAATGTTTATGTCTAATACAGCAACGACAGCGATGATGCTCTCTATTTTGACACCAGTTATTGCCGTATTTAGCCGCAATGACCCTGGACGTATTGCATTCGCACTGTGTATACCTGTTGCAGCAAACATCGGTGGCATCGGTACGCCAATCGGTACCCCGCCTAACGCTATTGCACTTAAGTATTTGGTTGGTGACAACCTAATAACCTTTGGGGAGTGGATGGCATTTGGTGTTCCTTTTGTGGTTATTATGATGGCGTTAGCTTGGTTTCTAATCAATAAGCTTTACGGGGCAGATACCAAATCAATCGACTTAAATATTAAAGGTAAATTTCTTAAGACGCCAAAAGCAATCACAGTTTATATTACCTTCGGTCTTACCATATTGCTTTGGTTGATGGGCTCTGCTCACGGTATGAACTCTTACACTGTTGCGTTGATTCCTGTTGCCATTTTCTCTATCACCGGCATTATCAACAAAGAAGACCTCAAGAAAATTTCTTGGGATGTTCTATGGCTTGTGTCTGGTGGTATTGCTTTAGGCCTTGCTCTAGATAAGACTGGTCTTGCCAAGTTGATGGTAAACAGCATTCCATTTGATGCTTATTCGCCTTATATCGTTCTATTTGGTGCAGCGTTCCTATGCCTAGTCATGGCGAACTTCATGTCACATACGGCTACCGCTAACTTATTGATGCCAATTATGGCGGCTCTTGGTGCTTCAATGACCTCTTTAGCACCGTTAGGTGGACAGATGACATTGATTCTAGTGGTTACGTTTGCTGCTTCTTTAGGCATGTCTTTGCCTATTAGTACGCCACCGAATGCATTGGCTCATGCGACGGGTAACGTCGAAAGTAGCCAAATGGCAAAAGTGGGTGTGATAATGGGAGTTGTTGGTGTTCTGGGTAGCTTTGTTCTGGTCTGGATACTTAATATTGTTGGTTTTATCGGATAACTCATGGAACATGAAAAACTCACCCGTCTTGTAAGATGTTACTTTAGCCAACCAGAACGAAAGCTAACGGTAGCAGCGGGTGAACCCATCATATTGCAAGGTGCGCACAATGAACGGTTGTACTACGTGTGGAAGGGTGAAATAGAAGGTTTCATCGTAGACGAAGAGAGTGAGCGAGAAACTAAGATATTTAACGGAACAGAAGGTGCTTTTTTGGGTGTCCATAGTTTCTTTTCTGAGACACTTGTTGCTTCATCAACGGTGATGGCAAAAACTGATGTAGAACTGGGTTGGATAGATGATCAGACAAGCCCAGTAGAACCCGAGTATTACGGTCCATTAGCGGCACAATTTACACCGGTTATTGTGAGTGAGTTGTCCCGCCGACAGATGAGAGCAATCCGTGAATCTATCGCCAAAGAAGAGGCGCTACAGAAACTCTATACCGCTGAACAGATGACCACTTTAGGTCAGCTTGCCGCGGGTATCGCACATGAGCTAAATAACGCTGTTGGTGTTTTGAGTAGTAAAACAGAACGCATGCAGTTGGTGATTTCTCAACTAATGGAAGAACTTCATCCAGAAGCGAGTGTATTTTTGGAGCAGGGCTTATCGCAAGGGCAAGTTGGTAGCTCTTCGGAAGTTCGAAAGCGAGCTAGAGATCTAGAAAAAGACTTAGGCTTATCTCGTGATTTAGCCAAATCGTTAGCTAGAGCCGTTCCAAAAGGTGCGATATCGCCGTATTGGTTAGAAAATCCAATAGAAGCTATTCGCTATTGGGAAGTAGGGCGAGATTTGCATGATATGAGATTAGCAGCAAGGCATTCCGTGGGCATAGTTAAGTCGGTAAAACAGCTTGGTAGAACTGATATTGATACCGATGAATGGCTTGATGTTAATGAATCCATCAATAAAGCTATTGCGTTGATACAGAGTGATTTGCGTAGAGTATCCGTTCACCTTAGTCCGGCTAATCTTCCAACATTTAGAGGGTCGTCAACTGAGCTCGTTCAGATATGGGCGAACATCATGAAAAACGCTTGTGATGCGATGGAGGATACAGCTGAACCATCTATTGATATCGCCACGAGGTATACAAACAAACGAATTCTTATCACGATTTCCAATAATGGTCCTGAAATTGATGAGTTAACACGACGTCAGATTTTTCAGCCAAATTTCACCACCAAAAAAGGTGGCCTCTCATTTGGCTTAGGGCTTGGGCTTTCAATCGTGAAAAGAATAGTAAGTGGTTATGGCGGGACAATAGCTGTTAAAAGCAGCCCCGAAAAAACCATTTTTAGAATTAAATTGCCAGTCGAGGAATAATATGGAGAAGTTAAACCTGATTTGTGTAGATGACCAACGCGAAGTATTAAGCGCGGTACTACAAGATTTAGAACCACTTAGTACATGGTTGAACATAGAAGATTGCGAATCAGCAGATGAAGCACTTGAGTTGATGGATGATTTTGACGCAGAAGGTGAGTTTGTCGCTTTGATCATTTCTGACCACGTTATGCCAGGTAAAACAGGTGTGGAGTTATTGACGGAAGTTTCTCAGGATGGTCGTTTTGCTACAACCAAGAAAATACTGTTGACCGGTCAAGCGACACATCAAGATACGATCACAGCCATTAACCTTGCTCGTATAGAAAGTTATTTTGAAAAACCTTGGAACGCAGAAGTGTTGCGTGAACGTGCAAGAACGCTAGTGACGGAATTTATATTTGATAAAGGGTTAGATTACACTGATTATCAAGGAAATCTGGATCAAAACGTTGTATTAGCACGTCTACGCTAGAGTGAAAATTTAGCTTGACCTTGGAGTCTACTCCAAGGTTTATGCTTAAGGTATCTTGAAAACATCGTTTACACCTGATGGTGAAAAGGAGATACCATGTGTACCAAACACAAAGGTTGCCAATCAAAAGCATCAATACAAAATTCTCGCAACACTAGTTGCTCTTCACCAAAGTTTACTCAGATAAAAGAGATGGGCGTAGAAACCGATGGTTGTTGTAGCCATGACTCTAGCGCTTGTTGCACTGAGTCGGAACCCATAGAAGAAAGCGATCCTCCAGGCTTAAAATCTCTCTTTACTCAAAGTTGGAAAGTTGAAGGGATGGATTGCCCATCCTGCGCTAGAAAGATAGAAACTGCTGTAAATAATATTAGCGGTGTTAGCCATGCTAAGGTGCTATTCGCAACTGAGAAACTGGTGGTTAAATATGATGATGTTTCACTCACTAAGACTATCGAATCCGTTGCATTAGAGAATGGCTTTCCTCTCAATGTAAATACCAATCACGCTATAACGCGCGACGATTTCAGTTATTTTGGGTTACTAAAGCAGAATGTCCGGGTGATATCGCTTGCGATTGCCATGTTTATCTCGTTGACTGTCCAGCCATTTTTTCCTCAGTTTAGTGCAGGTTCATTTGTTGCTATCTGCCTATTGGGGTTAATACCAATTGGTAGAAAAGCAATAGCGCTCGCAAAATCAGGCACACCATTTTCCATTGAAACTTTAATGAGTGTCGCGGCAATTGGAGCATTATATTTGGGTGAAACCGTTGAAGCTGCAATGGTTCTTCTTTTGTTCTTACTTGGTGAAAAACTGGAAGCATATGCTTCATCACGGGCTAGAAGCGGTGTCCAGTCATTGATGGCGCTAGTACCGGAAGAAGCCGTTAAAATTGTTGGATGTGAGCGAATTCAAGTATCCGTCAGTGATTTGATTCCCGGAGATATTATTGAAGTATCTCCAGGTTCCCGATTACCCGCAGATGGCGTTATTCAATCTTCTGCTAATTTTGATGAGAGCGCGTTAACCGGCGAGTCGCTTCCGGTAGAGCATCTCGCTGGGGATCAAGTTTTGGCCGGTTCTGTTGTTGTAGATAAGGTGGTTCGATTAGATATTACTTCTAAGCAAGGTGAGAATGCCATCGATCGAATCCTACATCTGATTGAAGAAGCCGAGTCACACAAGGCACCTCTAGAACGTTTCTTGGATAAATTTAGCCGATGGTATACACCGGCGATGATGATCTTGGCCTTTTTAGTTATTGTCGCTCCGCCTCTTTTGTTTCAGCAACCATGGGAAACATGGATTTATCGAGGCTTAGCACTATTGCTAATCGCTTGCCCGTGTGCACTTGTTATTTCAACACCAGCTGCCATTACCTCTGGTCTGGCAGTAGCTGCTAAACGAGGGGCCCTAATTAAAGGTGGAGCGGCTCTTGAGCAATTGGGGCGTGTCGAAACCGTTGCGTTTGATAAAACCGGAACGCTTACACAAGGTAAACCAAAAGTAACTGATGTAATGCCGTTAGTGAATTATCGCTTAGAGCAAGTGCTAGCAATTGCAGCTTCAATCGAGGTTGGCTCCTCACATCCCCTGGCAAAGTCCCTTGTTAGGTACGTCACGAATAGGGATATCACCTTATTAGAAGCGACAGATAGAACAACTGTTGCGGGTATAGGAGTGTCTGGAAATATAGATGGAGTTAATTACCGTATTACGTCACCAAGCAAGGTGAAAATAGTGCTTCCTTCGGAAATCGAGCAGAATTTAGATCGTTTAGAAAACCAAGGAAAAACAACGGTACTTGTTCTTCAGGAAGAAAAAATCATCGGTATTGTTGCGTGGCAAGATACATTGAGATCGGATGCAAAAGAAGCAGTAGATAAGTTACACAAACTAGGAATTAGTACACTGATGCTCACGGGAGATAATGTACGAAGTGCAAAAGGTATCGCTGAGCAAATTGGTGTTGAGTATAAAGCGAGCCTCCTTCCCGAAGATAAAGTCGGATTTATACATCAGCTTGCGATAACTCAGCATGTAGCAATGGTTGGGGATGGAATAAACGATGCTCCAGCGATGAAAGCCGCGTCAATAGGGGTCGCGATGGGCAGTGGCACCGACGTAGCCTTAGAAGCAGCAGACGCCGCATTAACACATAATAGATTGACCGATGTTGCTGATATTATTGTTCTTTCAAAAGCTACGTTAGCCAATATTAAACAAAACATTGCATTAGCATTGGGGCTAAAAGCGGTATTTCTAGTAACGAGTCTATTAGGTATTACCGGCTTGTGGCTAGCAGTATTGGCGGATAGTGGTGCAACGTTGTTGGTGACAGCAAATGCATTGAGGTTACTCCGTTTAAAATAAAGTCCTAAACAGTTTTTATATTACCCCTGTGTTTGAGGTAATTAGTGTATGTGGGCCTTAAAAAAGCTGAAAAATCGGGATTTGAGCAGGACATATTTGTGATACTTGCTATTCTTTAATTTGAACAGATACGTAACTTAAGTATTTAAAAGTGTGATGCCAACCGTTTTTCCATGCAATAGGTTATGCAATACAGCTGTATATTGTGATGAATGTCACTCTATCTAGGGCATTTGTTCGCTACAGTTTGTTTGTAAACTTAAACCATATTCTGGAATAGCAAAATGCATATTCCACACTAAGGAGCCATCCATGTCTCAACCTGTTTTTCACCTCGGTATTACTGCTGCAGATCTTAAAGGCGCAACTGTTGCTATTATTCCTGGCGATCCGGACCGCGTGCCAAAAATTGCCGCTGAAATGGAAAATGCAGTACAACTTGCAAGCCATCGTGAATACAATGTTTACCTAGCAGAGCTCGATGGCACACCTGTTGTTGTTTGCTCTACTGGTATTGGTGGTCCTTCTACTTCTATCGCTGTAGAAGAGTTAGCGCAGTGTGGTGTACGAACATTTTTACGTGTAGGTACAACAGGTGCTATCCAGTCTGATGTTAATGTTGGTGATATGATTGTTTCAACTGGTTCTGTTCGTCTTGATGGCGCTAGTTTGCATTTTGCACCATTAGAGTTTCCAGCGGTTGCTAATTTTGAAGTGGCAACGGCAATGAAAGAAGCGGTCGAAGAATCTGGAGCCAAAGTGCATATGGGTGTTACCGCTTCTAGTGATACGTTCTATCCTGGACAAGAGCGTTACGATACGTTCTCGGGTCGTGTTGTTAAGCGTTTCCAAGGGTCTATGCAAGAGTGGCAAGACATGGGTGTTCTTAACTTTGAAATGGAATCTGCGACACTATTTACCATGTGTGCAAGTTCTGGTCTTAAAGCAGGTTGTGTTGCTGGCGTTATTATTAACCGTACACAAAAAGAGATTCCAGACCACGCGACACTAAAAGAAACGGAAACTCGCTCTATCCAAGTTGTTATTGCCGCAGCACGTAAAATGCTGTAATCACAGCTTGATTGGTTTCAATTCAATTGAAACCAATCAGTAAACTAAAAAAATCCCAGATACTATAGAGTTCTGGGATTTTTTTATTCATTGAGAGAACCAATATTATTACAATTCTTCATGGCCACCGGCATCAGCAAACCAATTTGTTAAGTGATTTTTAAGGTCCTTAAGTTCATCGGGGCCAATGAGAGCTAATCCTAAATCTTCTGCGCGAGTTATGTCATTATGTCGAAGTGGGCGGAAGCTAACCAACATCGCACGGGCCTGTAAGCCACCGAGTAGGTCTCTTAGCGATTCTAACTTGTAAAGAGTATCATCACCGTCGTCTCGCATACCTTTGGTTTTGCATTCGATTATATGCAGTTTATTGTTTACAACAGTGGCCACATCAAGCTCATTTCTAACTTCACGTTCGCCTAATTGTCGATAGACTTGAACATTAAGAGAATGGTCTTGAATAGTTGGGAGCTCATCTTGAATCTGTTTAACAGTACTGTGAACTAGAGTTTCTAACCATTCACCGTTAGAAAATCGTCGTGCGTCTTCGCTTGCAAAAGTAAGAACACCGTTCTTATAGGTCGCAAGTTTGGTATCGACGAGATCGGACAAAAGCATATTCACTTCACGATAACCTTGTTGCTTTTCGGTTAAGCTCACTTCTAGTTTCTGTTCTTTGCGACAGGTTGTTGCTAAGTAGTTGAGTGTTGCTAGTCCTGGACCAAGTTCTAAAGCATTACCTGCCCATCTTTGACCAAGTTCGTATAACTGCTGATCGAGTTGATCTGGCAGGTCGTGCTCATTAAATTCAGCGCGAGCACCAAAAATAGTCAAGTAATCTGAAATGGTAATATGATCTTCTAGCTGTGCATCTTTGTTTTCTTCTGGGTAAACCCAACAAACTTTATCGCTATTTGGCTCAACTACGAATATTTCCCAAGCATTGCGGCGGAACATCTCATAAACAGTGAGAAGGCGGTGGCGTAATCCACAACTAGCGTTTAGTTTTAATTCTTTGCCACGTTGGCGAAGATTGCTTTCCAATTGATGAATGGCATGTCGTATCAGCGGAGTATCCACAACGGAAGTGATTTCAAAGAATTCAGCTTCGATATTCCGTTTATCTAAAACGTATTTGAGTCGTTGGAACATGCTTTCCTGGCTTTTGTCGCCAATAAAAATAATATGTTCACAAATTGCTCTGTTATCAAAAAGAGGTGTGATTAAGCGGATGGGATCTTGGTCAATAATACCAACATGAATAGCCATTTAACGTCCTTAACTAATTTTAAGTATTGGCCGGCGTTAAAGTTTTATTGAAAGGATTCGCAGGCCTTATATTTTATATTGTATTAACTATATAAAAAACAAGTGTAAATAGATAATAATTCACACTTGTTAAAGTAAAAAATGACTCAAAAATGACCTAGAATCTTGATTTATAGCCTGAACCTACTCACCAAGCTCTCCTGTTCTTGTGCGATAGTGCTTAAGTTGTCACTTACGGACGCTATTTGTGACATGGCTTGATAGCTATCATCAGCAATATGATTAATGCCTTCTAAACTTTGAGCAA is a genomic window of Vibrio algarum containing:
- a CDS encoding response regulator — protein: MEKLNLICVDDQREVLSAVLQDLEPLSTWLNIEDCESADEALELMDDFDAEGEFVALIISDHVMPGKTGVELLTEVSQDGRFATTKKILLTGQATHQDTITAINLARIESYFEKPWNAEVLRERARTLVTEFIFDKGLDYTDYQGNLDQNVVLARLR
- a CDS encoding CBS domain-containing protein, which produces METLKVKDYMDHQAVKFSPEMSLSAALDKVMKSKHLGGPVVDADGKVIGFISEQDLLTNLMKVAYTSQETHIVSDCMYKEVLSVSPDLGIFELAAMMKVGKPKVYPVVDNGKLLGIITRRDVLTAIGKALEASFKNQL
- the udp gene encoding uridine phosphorylase; the protein is MSQPVFHLGITAADLKGATVAIIPGDPDRVPKIAAEMENAVQLASHREYNVYLAELDGTPVVVCSTGIGGPSTSIAVEELAQCGVRTFLRVGTTGAIQSDVNVGDMIVSTGSVRLDGASLHFAPLEFPAVANFEVATAMKEAVEESGAKVHMGVTASSDTFYPGQERYDTFSGRVVKRFQGSMQEWQDMGVLNFEMESATLFTMCASSGLKAGCVAGVIINRTQKEIPDHATLKETETRSIQVVIAAARKML
- a CDS encoding DUF1887 family protein: MAIHVGIIDQDPIRLITPLFDNRAICEHIIFIGDKSQESMFQRLKYVLDKRNIEAEFFEITSVVDTPLIRHAIHQLESNLRQRGKELKLNASCGLRHRLLTVYEMFRRNAWEIFVVEPNSDKVCWVYPEENKDAQLEDHITISDYLTIFGARAEFNEHDLPDQLDQQLYELGQRWAGNALELGPGLATLNYLATTCRKEQKLEVSLTEKQQGYREVNMLLSDLVDTKLATYKNGVLTFASEDARRFSNGEWLETLVHSTVKQIQDELPTIQDHSLNVQVYRQLGEREVRNELDVATVVNNKLHIIECKTKGMRDDGDDTLYKLESLRDLLGGLQARAMLVSFRPLRHNDITRAEDLGLALIGPDELKDLKNHLTNWFADAGGHEEL
- a CDS encoding ATP-binding protein, which gives rise to MEHEKLTRLVRCYFSQPERKLTVAAGEPIILQGAHNERLYYVWKGEIEGFIVDEESERETKIFNGTEGAFLGVHSFFSETLVASSTVMAKTDVELGWIDDQTSPVEPEYYGPLAAQFTPVIVSELSRRQMRAIRESIAKEEALQKLYTAEQMTTLGQLAAGIAHELNNAVGVLSSKTERMQLVISQLMEELHPEASVFLEQGLSQGQVGSSSEVRKRARDLEKDLGLSRDLAKSLARAVPKGAISPYWLENPIEAIRYWEVGRDLHDMRLAARHSVGIVKSVKQLGRTDIDTDEWLDVNESINKAIALIQSDLRRVSVHLSPANLPTFRGSSTELVQIWANIMKNACDAMEDTAEPSIDIATRYTNKRILITISNNGPEIDELTRRQIFQPNFTTKKGGLSFGLGLGLSIVKRIVSGYGGTIAVKSSPEKTIFRIKLPVEE
- a CDS encoding zinc/cadmium/mercury/lead-transporting ATPase — encoded protein: MCTKHKGCQSKASIQNSRNTSCSSPKFTQIKEMGVETDGCCSHDSSACCTESEPIEESDPPGLKSLFTQSWKVEGMDCPSCARKIETAVNNISGVSHAKVLFATEKLVVKYDDVSLTKTIESVALENGFPLNVNTNHAITRDDFSYFGLLKQNVRVISLAIAMFISLTVQPFFPQFSAGSFVAICLLGLIPIGRKAIALAKSGTPFSIETLMSVAAIGALYLGETVEAAMVLLLFLLGEKLEAYASSRARSGVQSLMALVPEEAVKIVGCERIQVSVSDLIPGDIIEVSPGSRLPADGVIQSSANFDESALTGESLPVEHLAGDQVLAGSVVVDKVVRLDITSKQGENAIDRILHLIEEAESHKAPLERFLDKFSRWYTPAMMILAFLVIVAPPLLFQQPWETWIYRGLALLLIACPCALVISTPAAITSGLAVAAKRGALIKGGAALEQLGRVETVAFDKTGTLTQGKPKVTDVMPLVNYRLEQVLAIAASIEVGSSHPLAKSLVRYVTNRDITLLEATDRTTVAGIGVSGNIDGVNYRITSPSKVKIVLPSEIEQNLDRLENQGKTTVLVLQEEKIIGIVAWQDTLRSDAKEAVDKLHKLGISTLMLTGDNVRSAKGIAEQIGVEYKASLLPEDKVGFIHQLAITQHVAMVGDGINDAPAMKAASIGVAMGSGTDVALEAADAALTHNRLTDVADIIVLSKATLANIKQNIALALGLKAVFLVTSLLGITGLWLAVLADSGATLLVTANALRLLRLK
- a CDS encoding SLC13 family permease; amino-acid sequence: MRQYLKYLIPLVIPLFILILPLSAFPFDGITIIQQRVIAIFLLAALCWVFEPIPIYATSVVIIVLELLLLSNKGIIFFRLGEGTPEFGALLSYKDIMATFASPIIMLFLGGFFLAMAATKYRLDVNLARVLLKPFGSDPKFVMLGLMLITGIFSMFMSNTATTAMMLSILTPVIAVFSRNDPGRIAFALCIPVAANIGGIGTPIGTPPNAIALKYLVGDNLITFGEWMAFGVPFVVIMMALAWFLINKLYGADTKSIDLNIKGKFLKTPKAITVYITFGLTILLWLMGSAHGMNSYTVALIPVAIFSITGIINKEDLKKISWDVLWLVSGGIALGLALDKTGLAKLMVNSIPFDAYSPYIVLFGAAFLCLVMANFMSHTATANLLMPIMAALGASMTSLAPLGGQMTLILVVTFAASLGMSLPISTPPNALAHATGNVESSQMAKVGVIMGVVGVLGSFVLVWILNIVGFIG